One Janthinobacterium sp. TB1-E2 genomic region harbors:
- a CDS encoding DUF4376 domain-containing protein gives MPILKSITLPNHAVGEFHVARRLEVDFVKSIAMLSVLSYPNETAYLAGTGPIYTTPVLVPATACAAPLLASAEAWLTGAADSIFAGGVITADQAQGLEAMKLRQWDQIKVARDAALAGGMAFDGSVFDSDPVSISRITGAAMLAMMAVSAATPYKVTWVLADNTTRELDAAETMALGAAAGAHVQAVIDQGQALRGELEAATTIGQVAAVAWPIRVLQEL, from the coding sequence ATGCCTATTCTTAAATCCATTACCTTGCCCAACCATGCTGTTGGCGAATTTCACGTGGCCCGGCGCCTGGAGGTCGATTTTGTCAAATCGATTGCCATGCTGTCGGTGCTGAGCTATCCGAACGAAACAGCGTATCTTGCCGGCACCGGGCCGATTTACACCACTCCTGTCCTGGTGCCAGCGACGGCATGTGCCGCGCCATTGTTGGCCTCGGCTGAGGCCTGGCTTACCGGTGCTGCGGATAGCATCTTTGCGGGCGGCGTGATCACGGCGGACCAGGCGCAAGGTCTGGAGGCGATGAAATTGCGCCAGTGGGACCAGATCAAGGTGGCGCGCGATGCGGCGCTCGCTGGCGGTATGGCGTTCGATGGCAGCGTGTTCGACAGCGACCCGGTGTCGATCTCGCGCATCACCGGCGCCGCCATGCTGGCCATGATGGCGGTCTCTGCCGCCACGCCGTACAAGGTGACATGGGTATTGGCCGATAACACGACACGCGAGCTCGATGCCGCCGAAACGATGGCACTGGGCGCGGCGGCCGGCGCGCACGTGCAAGCCGTCATCGACCAGGGCCAGGCGTTGCGCGGCGAGCTGGAGGCCGCCACCACGATAGGGCAGGTCGCCGCTGTGGCTTGGCCTATTCGTGTCCTGCAGG